The nucleotide window AAAGTAGTCCTGAGAAAAGCGCTTATGTGCGACGTTAAATCGCTCTATAAACTTTTTTCGGAATATTCAAAAGCCGGCGAGATGCTTCCGCGTTCAATGAGCGATATATATACTCATCTTAGAGATTTTTATATTGCCGAGATAGAATGTGAAACCGAAACCGGAAATGAAATTTTAAACGGAAATTATAGCGAAAAAGGCTCCTCCGGCTGCGAACCTGAAGTTATAGGGGCATGCGCTCTTGCAATAGTATGGGAAAATCTGGCGGAAATCAGATCGTTAGCCGTAAAAAGGCCTTATACAAGAAAACTTATTGGGACGGAACTTATAAAAAAATGCATAGAAGAAGCTAAATTCTTTAAAATAACCAATATATTTGCCTTAACTTACAAACCGCAATTTTTTCAAAAATCCGGTTTTAACGTTATAGACAAATCTGAACTGCCCC belongs to Candidatus Acidulodesulfobacterium acidiphilum and includes:
- a CDS encoding GNAT family N-acetyltransferase, producing MEAETEEGLTVESKGGRVKNQKIDKEGVVGKGVKTVKVVLRKALMCDVKSLYKLFSEYSKAGEMLPRSMSDIYTHLRDFYIAEIECETETGNEILNGNYSEKGSSGCEPEVIGACALAIVWENLAEIRSLAVKRPYTRKLIGTELIKKCIEEAKFFKITNIFALTYKPQFFQKSGFNVIDKSELPHKIWSDCINCVKFPDCDETAVMLKI